The proteins below are encoded in one region of Lactuca sativa cultivar Salinas chromosome 3, Lsat_Salinas_v11, whole genome shotgun sequence:
- the LOC111877660 gene encoding labd-13Z-ene-9,15,16-triol synthase, chloroplastic, which produces MFKLINSAVSDACSRWWGSAKGADEEVISTVLIIAAMLSIFWLVWMLISKDTHPPLPPGPRSLPLVGNLLSLDPELHSYFATLAKTYGPISRLWLGKKLGILITSPALAREVLKLNDTTFANRDIPVAGVEAAYGGNDIVWSPYGDQWRMLRKIVVREMLSNQTLDSVYSLRRREIRNTVNYLYNRAGSPVNVGEQMFLTVLNVITGMLWGGTVKAEDRESLGAEFRQVINEMTGYLGMPNLSDFYPGLARFDLQGVQKNMKVLAKRFDGMFETMIAQRRKMSGDENKDFLQFLLQREDDKDSKTPFTMLHLKALLMDMVVGGTDTTSNTVEFALAEMMNQPEILKKAQQELETVVGKDNIVEESHINKLPYLYAIMKEVLRLHPTLPLLVPHCPSESCVIGGYMVPKGARVFINAWAIHRDPTIWENPSEFSPERFLVNEWDYSGNDFNYFPFGSGRRICAGTAMAERMFMLLLASLIHSFDWELAPGEKHDLSEKFGIVLKKKVTLMAIPTPRFSSSTMYE; this is translated from the exons ATGTTCAAATTAATCAACTCCGCCGTATCTGACGCCTGCTCACGGTGGTGGGGAAGCGCCAAGGGCGCCGACGAAGAAGTCATTAGCACCGTTCTCATCATCGCTGCTATGCTTTCTATATTCTGGCTTGTGTGGATGTTGATATCAAAGGACACCCACCCGCCACTGCCGCCCGGCCCACGATCTCTGCCACTCGTCGGAAACCTCCTGTCTCTTGATCCTGAGCTCCACTCCTACTTCGCCACTCTCGCAAAGACCTACGGTCCGATTTCCAGGCTCTGGCTCGGTAAAAAACTGGGAATCCTGATCACCTCCCCGGCCTTGGCCCGTGAAGTTCTTAAGCTCAACGACACCACCTTCGCCAACAGAGATATTCCGGTTGCTGGCGTGGAGGCGGCGTATGGTGGAAACGACATTGTCTGGTCACCATATGGCGATCAATGGCGGATGTTGAGAAAGATTGTTGTTCGTGAAATGCTTAGCAACCAAACTTTGGATTCCGTTTACTCTCTCCGGCGGAGAGAGATCCGTAACACCGTGAATTACTTGTACAACCGGGCCGGATCGCCGGTCAACGTAGGTGAACAGATGTTCTTGACCGTGTTGAATGTGATTACCGGTATGCTGTGGGGCGGCACCGTGAAGGCGGAGGATAGGGAGAGCCTTGGAGCGGAGTTCCGGCAAGTGATCAACGAGATGACCGGATACTTAGGGATGCCGAACTTGTCTGACTTTTATCCGGGTCTGGCCAGGTTTGATCTTCAGGGAGTTCAAAAAAATATGAAAGTGTTGGCGAAAAGATTCGACGGAATGTTTGAGACGATGATTGCTCAAAGGAGGAAGATGAGTGGCGATGAAAACAAAGACTTTTTACAGTTCTTGTTGCAGCGTGaagacgacaaagattccaaaaCACCATTCACAATGTTACATCTGAAAGCCTTGCTCATG GATATGGTGGTGGGAGGGACGGATACGACATCAAATACCGTCGAGTTTGCACTGGCTGAGATGATGAACCAACCGGAAATACTGAAAAAGGCACAACAAGAATTAGAGACGGTGGTCGGAAAAGACAACATAGTGGAAGAATCCCACATCAACAAACTGCCATATCTATACGCCATCATGAAAGAAGTTCTTCGTTTACACCCAACACTTCCGCTGTTGGTCCCACATTGCCCAAGTGAGTCGTGTGTAATCGGTGGCTACATGGTTCCAAAAGGTGCTCGAGTGTTCATCAACGCCTGGGCAATACATAGAGACCCGACCATTTGGGAAAACCCATCGGAGTTCAGTCCTGAAAGGTTCTTGGTTAACGAGTGGGATTATAGTGGCAATGACTTCAATTATTTTCCATTTGGTTCTGGCCGGAGGATATGTGCAGGGACTGCAATGGCGGAGCGAATGTTTATGCTTTTGCTTGCATCGCTTATTCATTCTTTTGACTGGGAATTGGCTCCCGGAGAGAAGCATGATCTATCTGAAAAGTTTGGGATTGTGTTGAAGAAGAAGGTTACTCTCATGGCAATTCCCACACCAAGATTCTCAAGCTCGACTATGTACGAGTGA